In Nicotiana tabacum cultivar K326 chromosome 11, ASM71507v2, whole genome shotgun sequence, a single window of DNA contains:
- the LOC107821487 gene encoding uncharacterized protein LOC107821487 — translation MRKVIATVIFLCILCPIFVKALNLSFNDDILGLMVFKADIQDPLGNLVSWNEEDDSPCNWNGIKCNPRSNRVSQIVLDGFGLSGKISRGLLRLQLLRKLSLAKNNFTGSISSTVVQLDNLRVLDLSENNFFGLIPGDFFRQCGPLRSVSLAKNKFLGKIPGSLSSCVALGSLNLSSNQFSGLLPSGIWSLNGLRSLDLSDNLLDGEIPVGIEGMYNLRAINLRKNRLTGEFPDGIGSYLLLRSIDLSENSLSGELPETMQMLSLCNELILKNNAFVGTVPEWVGEMKSLEILDLSMNNFSGQFPTSIGKLQSLKLLNVSQNAISGNLPESMSNCVNLMTLDVSHNTLTGGLPPWVFKVGLRQVLFSENKLTGGLKNAFASSLDNSRQKLLALDISCNELSGEIPFAIGDFNSLRSFNISRNSLVGAIPHTVGLLKSLNVLDLSENRLNGSIPLELGGAYSLRELKLENNALTGEIPSSIGNCSTLVSMSLSHNGLTGPVPATLAKLTYLQNVDLSFNKLTGILPKQLVNLGHLLSFNISYNQLKGELPSGGLFNTISPYSVSANPSLCGAAVNRSCPTVLPKPIVLNPNSTESIPGTIPPTFGHEKKILSISALIAISAAAVIVVGVIAITVLNLRVRAATSRSTAALTFSGGDDFSGSRSTDANSGKLVMFSGELDFSTGSHALLNKDCELGRGGFGAVYRTVLADGMPVAIKKLTVSGLVKSQQDFEKEVKKLGKIRHPNLVALQGYYWTPSLQLLIYEFVAGGNLYEHIHESSSGNLLSWNERFNVILGTAKGLANLHRMNIIHYNLKSSNILIDSSGDPKVADYGLARLLPMLDRYVLSSKIQSALGYMAPEFACKTVKITEKCDVYGFGVLVLEVVTGKKPVEYMEDDVMVLCDIVRGALEDGKVEECVDGRLHGKFPVEEAIPVMKLGLICTSQVPSNRPDMAEVVNILEMIRCPSEGQDEPHQTL, via the exons ATGAGGAAGGTAATTGCTACGgtaatatttttgtgtattttatgTCCCATTTTTGTTAAAGCACTGAACCTATCTTTCAATGATGATATACTGGGGTTAATGGTATTCAAGGCTGACATTCAAGATCCACTAGGAAATTTAGTGTCTTGGAATGAAGAAGATGATAGCCCATGTAACTGGAATGGGATCAAATGCAACCCAAGATCCAATAGGGTCTCTCAaattgttcttgatggttttggtCTTTCAGGGAAGATTAGCAGAGGTCTTTTGAGGTTACAGCTTCTTCGAAAGCTTTCGCTTGCGAAGAACAATTTTACAGGGAGTATAAGTTCCACTGTTGTTCAGCTTGATAATCTGAGGGTGCTTGACTTGAGTGAGAACAACTTTTTCGGGCTGATCCCGGGTGATTTCTTTCGACAATGTGGGCCTTTGAGGTCAGTTTCATTGGCCAAGAATAAGTTTTTAGGGAAGATTCCAGGAAGTTTGAGCTCATGTGTGGCACTGGGGTCTTTAAACTTGTCGTCCAATCAGTTTTCAGGATTGTTACCCTCTGGAATTTGGTCTTTGAATGGCTTAAGGTCACTTGATCTGTCAGATAATTTGCTGGATGGTGAAATTCCAGTAGGGATTGAAGGTATGTATAATTTGAGAGCCATAAATTTGAGGAAAAATCGACTCACTGGCGAATTTCCTGATGGGATTGGGAGTTATTTGCTTTTGAGGTCAattgatttgagtgaaaattctCTCTCTGGAGAACTTCCAGAAACAATGCAGATGCTTAGCTTGTGTAATGAATTGATCTTGAAAAACAATGCATTTGTCGGTACTGTACCAGAATGGGTTGGAGAAATGAAAAGCCTTGAAATACTTGATCTTTCTATGAACAACTTCTCTGGTCAGTTCCCGACTTCAATTGGGAAGCTTCAATCATTGAAATTATTAAATGTGTCGCAAAATGCTATTTCTGGAAACTTGCCCGAGTCCATGAGCAATTGTGTTAATCTTATGACTTTGGATGTTAGTCATAACACTTTGACGGGTGGTCTTCCTCCTTGGGTATTCAAAGTAGGATTGCGACAAGTTTTGTTTTCCGAGAATAAGTTAACTGGGGGCTTAAAGAATGCTTTTGCTTCATCGCTAGACAACTCTCGCCAAAAGCTTCTAGCTCTCGATATCTCTTGCAATGAGTTATCTGGCGAAATTCCATTTGCTATTGGAGATTTTAATAGCTTGCGGTCCTTCAATATATCCAGAAATTCACTTGTAGGCGCCATTCCTCACACTGTTGGCCTACTGAAGTCACTGAATGTTCTTGACTTAAGTGAAAATCGGTTAAATGGTAGTATCCCTTTGGAACTTGGAGGAGCCTATTCTCTCAGGGAACTGAAGCTGGAGAATAACGCCTTGACGGGAGAAATTCCTAGTTCTATTGGAAACTGTTCAACACTGGTGTCCAT GTCTCTATCACATAATGGTTTAACTGGCCCTGTACCTGCAACCCTAGCTAAACTAACTTACCTTCAAAATGTTGACCTATCCTTTAACAAATTAACCGGAATCTTACCAAAGCAGCTTGTAAATCTTGGTCACCTCTTATCGTTCAACATCTCATACAACCAGCTAAAGGGCGAACTGCCTTCTGGTGGTCTTTTTAACACTATTTCTCCTTATTCTGTGTCAGCCAATCCGTCTCTTTGTGGGGCTGCTGTTAATAGGTCTTGTCCTACTGTCCTTCCCAAGCCGATTGTTCTGAACCCCAACTCCACAGAGTCTATTCCTGGTACTATCCCTCCAACTTTTGGCCATGAGAAAAAAATCTTAAGCATCTCTGCCCTCATTGCCATTAGTGCAGctgctgttattgttgttggtgttattgCCATTACTGTGCTCAATCTTCGTGTACGGGCTGCTACATCTCGCTCTACTGCTGCCCTTACATTTTCTGGTGGAGATGACTTTAGTGGCTCACGCAGTACAGATGCAAATTCTGGTAAGCTTGTCATGTTTTCAGGCGAACTTGACTTCAGCACAGGGTCACATGCTCTGCTTAACAAGGATTGTGAGCTCGGACGTGGTGGTTTTGGAGCAGTTTATCGCACTGTCCTCGCAGATGGGATGCCAGTGGCCATTAAGAAGCTTACCGTCTCCGGTCTTGTTAAGTCTCAACAAGACTTCGAAAAGGAGGTTAAGAAATTGGGAAAGATCCGTCACCCTAATCTTGTGGCCCTTCAAGGTTATTATTGGACACCTTCCCTACAGCTACTTATATATGAATTTGTAGCTGGTGGAAATTTGTATGAGCATATCCATGAAAGTTCTAGTGGAAATTTACTCTCGTGGAATGAGCGGTTCAACGTTATTCTTGGGACAGCAAAAGGCTTGGCTAACTTGCATCGAATGAACATAATTCATTACAACCTAAAGTCCAGCAATATTTTGATTGATAGCTCCGGTGATCCTAAAGTTGCGGATTATGGGTTAGCAAGGTTATTACCAATGTTAGATCGATATGTCTTGAGCAGCAAAATTCAAAGTGCACTTGGTTACATGGCACCAGAATTCGCATGCAAGACTGTGAAGATAACTGAGAAGTGTGATGTGTATGGGTTTGGAGTTCTTGTTCTGGAGGTAGTCACGGGAAAGAAGCCAGTCGAGTACATGGAGGACGATGTTATGGTATTGTGTGACATAGTGAGGGGAGCATTAGAAGATGGCAAGGTTGAAGAATGTGTTGACGGGAGGCTGCATGGAAAATTTCCAGTGGAGGAGGCGATTCCTGTAATGAAGTTGGGTTTAATCTGCACATCACAAGTCCCGTCTAACCGGCCTGATATGGCAGAAGTGGTTAACATTTTGGAAATGATCAGATGTCCTTCAGAAGGCCAGGATGAACCTCATCAGACATTGTAA